Proteins co-encoded in one Procambarus clarkii isolate CNS0578487 unplaced genomic scaffold, FALCON_Pclarkii_2.0 HiC_scaffold_345, whole genome shotgun sequence genomic window:
- the LOC123749916 gene encoding mucin-2-like has product MAYKVKARFLENHAFGREEILNVLKATTNTVPDDIQQDDEGIVLSYSTGDDLEHLFTPAATSALYDADITLIQPRRFQAERTIFARRVSSWITEHEVDVILNSINRENENMTAVSAKIIANNNDTRSTLKVTFTTAAAADQATTTGFRCLGINTPPASVHKERFYEPPFFPELPGEGVAAHQRTNQWGPGMQSRSQPAAQSQTQPPPPPPGSSHSSTQTSPRQLPVTVTDLSTAHALTKLVSDITGSNYREFVRILNIVYKANGLQTIIVPDEVFPTSASASTSVTEPEITVNAAALVDLLSATVPSTTPVAADPTPDPVEAVSLSTQDNDPPAPVYASYNCPRDLKFNISQKRVTAREWNIDYENGLNDDGTRREFWYVEADTVRYCTDVTILHPAIIDPQYYVKYPKHAAMIKKEIQERTGNEPSTQQSQPTPLHTKPSGTTVLVPDPSNPLSDDAPAPGPASDIAVNDTEPTAAATSAPGMVATQKPTTSHPPSPVTSPPTVHTSTEPSTSAVSPTAATKPSGTLLPRPTSPGMYSSDSSDEDVSVGTTSPPSQKYNYSSADFLYDAIDPTAMSTRSRTAKKDKPKTKTKDQTLLPPSRKK; this is encoded by the exons ATGGCCTACAAAGTTAAGGCACGGTTCCTAGAGAACCACGCTTTCGGACGAGAAGAAATTCTCAACGTTCTCaaagccaccaccaacacagtaccAGACGACATCCAGCAGGACGACGAAGGTATCGTCCTCTCTTACTCGACCGGAGACGACCTGGAACACCTGTTCACACCTGCTGCTACATCTGCACTCTACGATGCGGATATTACCCTCATCCAACCACGACGCTTTCAAGCTGAACgaaccatctttgccaggagagtAAGCTCATGGATCACCGAGCACGAGGTGGACGTTATCCTGAACAGTATCAACAGGGAAAACGAAAACATGACAGCTGTCTCAGCAAAAATCATCGCCAACAACAACGACACTCGCTCCACCTTGAAAGTGACCTTCACTACAGCTGCCGCAGcggaccaggccaccaccacaggatTTAGGTGCTTAGGCATCAATACTCCACCAGCTTCAGTGCACAAGGAACGTTTTTACGAG CCGCCATTTTTCCCGGAGCTCCCGGGGGAAGGAGTAGCCGCCCACCAACGTACCAACCAATGGGGACCCGGCATGCAGTCCCGCAGCCAACCAGCTGCCCAATCACAGACccagcctccacctccaccaccaggctcctcccATTCGTCGACTCAGACTTCGCCACGGCAGTTGCCGGTTACTGTCACCGACCTTAGCACTGCACATGCTCTCACGAAACTAGTGAGCGACATTACTGGTTCCAACTACCGAGAATTTGTGAGGATTCTAAATATCGTCTACAAGGCTAACGGACTCCAGACCATCATCGTACCTGACGAAGTCTTCCCCACCTCTGCCTCAGCTTCCACTTCAGTAACTGAGCCGGAAATCACTGTAAACGCTGCCGCACTTGTTGACCTACTGTCTGCCACTGTTCCATCCACCACTCCAGTTGCTGCTGACCCAACACCAGACCCAGTAGAGGCTGTTAGTCTCTCCACACAAGACAACGACCCTCCTGCTCCTGTTTATGCGTCTTACAATTGCCCTAGAGACCTGAAATTTAATATTTCTCAGAAACGTGTCACAGCTCGGGAGTGGAACATCGACTACGAAAACGGACTGAACGATGACGGAACCCGCAGAGAGTTTTGGTACGTTGAGGCTGACACAGTTCGTTACTGCACTGATGTTACCATACTCCACCCTGCCATTATTGACCCTCAATACTACGTGAAATATCCGAAACACGCCGCtatgataaagaaagaaattcaaGAACGAACGGGCAATGAACCTTCAACCCAGCAGAGTCAACCAACACCTCTTCATACCAAACCTTCAGGGACCACTGTGCTAGTCCCCGACCCTTCAAACCCATTGTCGGATGATGCTCCAGCTCCTGGTCCAGCCTCGGACATTGCTGTGAACGATACTGAACCTACTGCAGCTGCAACATCTGCTCCTGGCATGGTAGCAACCCAGAAGCCGACGACATCTCATCCACCATCTCCTGTTACATCTCCACCCACAGTACATACATCCACTGAACCTTCTACATCTGCAGTAAGTCCTACCGCTGCTACCAAACCATCAGGAACACTACTTCCAAGACCCACATCTCCTGGTATGTACTCATCTGACTCATCAGATGAGGATGTCTCTGTGGGAACGACATCTCCACCTTCACAGAAATACAACTATTCATCTGCCGATTTTCTTTATGACGCTATTGATCCCACAGCAATGTCAACACGAAGTCGGACCGCCAAGAAAGACAAGCCGAAAACAAAGACCAAAGATCAGACCTTGCTCCCACCATCAAGAAAGAAGTAA